A stretch of Triticum aestivum cultivar Chinese Spring chromosome 1D, IWGSC CS RefSeq v2.1, whole genome shotgun sequence DNA encodes these proteins:
- the LOC123160356 gene encoding uncharacterized protein, translated as MNLAINVNDEDEQVVDQEHLEADADLALVAMEAKAGCKNAPISLSRMLNAPTAAWLAILSVSNARALFRDTERPRYAIADSDLTRSVHLSTKRKKENLIHSRAARPSSSTNHRRCAPRLLRSSLAPPPDNANSPSRLPIATPAGLTSFPPGRHHEPPQEAIPNLRRRRDSSSAMGTRRSAAAHSCESSHLAVRAPSPTQVPITCRKCSQIHEFRHLSQGATSTRMSGGFVRRLGL; from the exons ATGAATCTAGCGATTAATGTCAACGATGAGGATGAGCAGGTGGTTGACCAAGAGCACTTGGAGGCTGATGCAGATCTGGCGCTagtcgccatggaggccaaggctgGATGCAAGAATGCCCCAATAAGTTTGAGCAGAATGTTGAACGCTCCCACCGCCGCCTGGCTCGCCATCTTAAGCGTATCAAA TGCACGCGCACTGTTTCGCGACACCGAGCGGCCGCGCTACGCGATAGCGGACAGCGACCTCACACGCTCTGTCCATCTCTCCactaaaagaaaaaaggaaaatctTATCCACTCTCGAGCAGCACGACCTTCTTCCTCCACTAACCACCGCCGCTGTGCACCCCGCCTCCTCCGGTCCTCCCTCGCGCCGCCTCCTGACAACGCCAACTCGCCGTCGCGATTGCCCATCGCCACCCCAGCAGGCCTCACTTCTTTCCCTCCAGGGCGCCACCATGAGCCGCCGCAGGAAGCAATCCCCaacctccggcgccgccgcgactCATCTTCTGCGATGGGCACACGCCGCTCCGCGGCTGCGCACAGCTGTGAATCCTCGCACTTAGCCGTGAGGGCTCCATCGCCTACTCAAGTGCCCATCACATGCAG GAAATGCAGTCAAATTCAT GAGTTTCGGCATCTTTCTCAAGGAGCTACGTCGACTAGGATGAGTGGTGGGTTTGTACGGCGGTTAGGATTATAG